A window of the Sneathiella sp. P13V-1 genome harbors these coding sequences:
- a CDS encoding YaiI/YqxD family protein, producing MKNKMIRVFIDADACPVKDETYRVAGRHQILSYVVSNDWMRLPQSPLIEQIVVDAGFDAADNWIAENCTEKDVVITADIPLADRCLKVGSVVLGPNGKEFTSNSIGMKMAMRDLNTHLRDTGEITGYNAPFSKKDRSNFLNALENSIQKLKRR from the coding sequence ATAAAAAATAAAATGATCAGAGTGTTTATTGATGCCGATGCGTGTCCGGTTAAAGATGAAACCTATCGAGTTGCGGGCCGACATCAAATCCTGAGTTATGTGGTCAGCAACGATTGGATGCGACTGCCGCAAAGCCCGCTTATTGAGCAAATCGTTGTTGATGCAGGGTTCGACGCTGCTGACAACTGGATCGCCGAGAATTGCACAGAGAAAGATGTGGTAATAACGGCTGATATTCCCCTTGCCGATCGATGTTTAAAAGTTGGAAGTGTTGTCCTTGGCCCAAACGGTAAGGAATTTACTTCCAATTCCATCGGCATGAAGATGGCAATGCGCGACCTCAACACGCACCTACGTGATACGGGTGAAATTACTGGCTACAATGCGCCCTTCTCAAAGAAAGACCGAAGCAACTTCCTAAACGCCCTCGAAAACTCAATTCAGAAGTTGAAGCGGCGCTGA
- a CDS encoding cold-shock protein yields the protein MANGTVKWFNGTKGFGFIAPTDGGSDVFVHISAVERAGLNGLNEGDNVSFDLEVDKARNKSSAVNLQVK from the coding sequence ATGGCTAATGGTACAGTAAAATGGTTCAATGGAACCAAAGGTTTTGGATTTATTGCTCCAACAGATGGCGGCTCGGATGTGTTTGTGCATATCAGTGCGGTTGAACGGGCAGGCCTGAATGGCTTGAACGAAGGAGATAATGTGAGCTTCGACTTGGAAGTAGATAAAGCACGCAATAAATCTTCTGCGGTAAACCTACAGGTAAAATAA
- a CDS encoding DEAD/DEAH box helicase, which translates to MIKFTDLALDEALLRAIDAEGYTNPTPIQTDVIPVMIAGNDVLGIAQTGTGKTASFVLPLLQKILRDGKIAKPKTCQALIMAPTRELAAQIAKNIVDYAKFTKISVAVVVGGVKPKQQIRALAAGVDILVATPGRLLDHVAAGVISLKQTNSVVLDEADQMLDLGFMPTIRKIMRQLPQQRQSVMMSATMPREIRKLATDFQTDPVEIAVAAVSKPIDRIEQSVQHVPTAEKRATLTKLLNGQARSIVFTRTKRGADKVTRHLEGAGLSAAAIHGNKSQSQRERALASFRTGQIAVLVATDIAARGIDVDDVSLVINYELPNVPESYVHRIGRTARAGRTGQAISLCDAAELDLLKGIEKLIGTRLESHSQPLIEVVKIAEMPIKTSSNSRKFKKTEGQDGAKHRRRKFKSTVRKSSRTNNKASSSTDPMAGLNHMLANAGSRKRNKPLSSGKR; encoded by the coding sequence TTGATTAAGTTTACAGACCTCGCTCTTGACGAGGCTTTACTTCGTGCAATTGATGCCGAAGGCTACACAAACCCCACCCCAATTCAAACAGATGTTATTCCCGTTATGATAGCAGGGAACGATGTTTTGGGTATTGCGCAGACAGGAACCGGGAAAACGGCTTCTTTCGTGCTGCCGTTGCTCCAAAAAATTCTGCGAGACGGCAAAATAGCAAAACCTAAAACATGCCAGGCATTGATAATGGCTCCCACTCGTGAACTGGCCGCTCAAATCGCTAAAAATATTGTGGATTACGCAAAATTTACGAAGATTTCAGTAGCGGTAGTCGTTGGTGGTGTCAAACCAAAGCAACAAATTCGAGCTCTCGCAGCTGGTGTTGATATTCTTGTCGCCACTCCTGGGCGACTGCTGGACCATGTTGCCGCAGGCGTTATTTCACTGAAACAGACAAATTCAGTGGTACTGGATGAGGCCGACCAGATGCTGGATCTGGGATTTATGCCCACCATTCGAAAAATCATGAGACAACTGCCACAACAAAGACAATCAGTTATGATGTCAGCAACAATGCCACGAGAAATTCGTAAACTGGCGACTGATTTTCAAACAGATCCGGTTGAAATAGCTGTGGCAGCGGTGTCAAAACCGATTGATCGAATTGAACAATCCGTTCAGCATGTTCCGACGGCGGAAAAGCGCGCGACATTAACAAAATTATTGAACGGGCAAGCCCGTTCCATTGTCTTCACTCGCACAAAACGGGGTGCTGACAAGGTTACACGGCATTTGGAAGGGGCCGGCTTATCTGCTGCGGCGATTCACGGCAACAAAAGCCAGTCACAGAGAGAACGGGCGTTAGCCTCCTTCCGGACGGGTCAAATTGCTGTCCTCGTTGCGACGGATATAGCCGCACGGGGAATTGATGTGGATGATGTATCCCTGGTTATCAATTACGAGCTGCCAAACGTTCCGGAATCATACGTTCATAGAATTGGTCGCACAGCACGAGCAGGCAGAACTGGCCAGGCGATTTCGTTGTGTGACGCTGCGGAACTGGATCTGCTAAAAGGCATTGAAAAACTGATCGGCACTCGCCTTGAGAGTCATAGTCAGCCTTTAATTGAGGTCGTAAAGATCGCCGAAATGCCGATAAAAACAAGCTCAAATAGCCGAAAATTTAAGAAGACTGAGGGGCAGGATGGTGCAAAACACCGTCGTCGTAAATTTAAATCGACTGTGAGAAAATCCTCTCGAACCAATAACAAGGCATCAAGCTCAACGGACCCGATGGCAGGATTAAACCATATGCTCGCAAATGCGGGCTCGCGAAAACGAAATAAGCCACTTTCAAGTGGCAAAAGATAA
- a CDS encoding DUF1611 domain-containing protein has translation MTMNSQSNHLQSADSKNEPIIIKKFKVPVPPPTRSTSIKSNTAIIYCEGNFGDIDGKTANGLVRHSEKYKILSVIDSEKAGLDAGEVLGGPPNGIPICSDLTEALSIASNPPSFFIFGIAPSSGMLSTYERGLIFEAMSHGMDIVNGLHEFLTEDPAFAAACFKYDVTILDIRKPRDKKDLNLFSGRIAEVTCPRIAVLGTDCAIGKRTTATILTQILNARGIKAVMIGTGQTGIIQGAQYGIALDAVPSQFCAGELENVIITAFKNENPDVIIVEGQGALSHPAFSTSSFILRGTCPSGVILQHAPARINRSDFDGMPMPTPHSEIKLIETFSDTKVMGLTLNHENMTDSEIDTAIIDFENSLGIPVTDALNKPADILVEMVLAFFPDLIEKETGTVN, from the coding sequence ATGACTATGAATTCTCAATCAAACCACTTGCAATCCGCCGACTCAAAGAACGAGCCGATTATAATAAAAAAGTTCAAAGTACCAGTTCCACCCCCAACACGCAGCACTTCAATTAAATCTAATACTGCAATTATATACTGCGAAGGAAATTTTGGTGATATTGATGGCAAAACCGCCAATGGGCTAGTCAGGCATTCAGAGAAATATAAAATCCTTTCCGTAATCGATAGTGAAAAAGCAGGGTTGGATGCCGGCGAAGTGCTTGGAGGTCCACCAAACGGAATACCAATTTGTAGCGATCTTACTGAGGCTTTATCGATTGCAAGCAACCCACCTTCTTTCTTCATATTTGGCATCGCACCTTCAAGTGGAATGCTATCGACATACGAAAGAGGCCTTATCTTTGAAGCCATGAGTCATGGAATGGATATAGTGAACGGCCTACATGAATTTCTCACCGAAGATCCTGCATTCGCTGCCGCATGTTTCAAATACGATGTTACAATTCTAGATATCCGCAAGCCTCGCGACAAAAAAGACCTAAATCTGTTTAGCGGCAGAATTGCTGAGGTTACTTGCCCTCGAATTGCCGTATTAGGCACTGACTGCGCCATCGGTAAACGCACGACTGCAACAATTTTAACGCAGATATTGAACGCACGCGGTATTAAAGCGGTGATGATTGGCACAGGTCAAACTGGCATAATTCAAGGGGCACAATATGGTATAGCGCTTGATGCTGTACCCTCACAGTTTTGCGCCGGTGAGCTAGAAAATGTGATCATCACTGCGTTTAAAAATGAAAATCCAGACGTTATTATTGTTGAAGGGCAAGGGGCTCTCAGCCATCCTGCTTTTTCCACATCCTCATTCATCCTACGGGGAACATGCCCGAGCGGTGTTATTCTACAACATGCCCCAGCTCGCATTAACCGAAGTGATTTTGATGGTATGCCAATGCCAACGCCACATAGTGAAATTAAATTGATTGAAACCTTTTCGGACACAAAAGTGATGGGTTTGACACTTAACCACGAAAATATGACAGACTCTGAAATAGACACTGCGATCATCGATTTTGAAAACTCGCTCGGTATTCCGGTGACAGATGCACTAAATAAACCGGCCGATATATTGGTTGAAATGGTTCTCGCATTTTTCCCTGATCTCATTGAAAAAGAAACCGGCACAGTCAATTGA
- a CDS encoding TetR/AcrR family transcriptional regulator, giving the protein MKIQRLEPRTRPKQQRAEETVHLILETAAAMLEEDGFEELTTNKICKAAGITTPALYHYFPNKYAILNELAQRLMEVQNAGLYKWVSDLGTCQPTVEDFEVSLSEQLRITRDFTGGVAIQRTLYATPQLIDIRLSSHWSAVSNLRSAQTWIKDTMSDDELERRLRLIIEIGSSAMNMILEDPEIDETTTIRDVAKIFATYLGG; this is encoded by the coding sequence ATGAAAATCCAAAGGCTAGAGCCGCGCACGCGCCCAAAACAACAAAGGGCCGAAGAAACCGTTCATTTGATCCTGGAGACGGCGGCAGCGATGCTTGAAGAAGACGGGTTTGAAGAGCTGACAACCAACAAAATATGTAAAGCAGCGGGGATTACCACACCTGCGCTCTATCACTATTTCCCCAACAAGTATGCAATTCTCAACGAATTGGCGCAGCGGTTAATGGAAGTTCAAAACGCAGGGCTTTACAAATGGGTCAGCGATCTTGGCACATGTCAACCAACCGTTGAAGACTTTGAAGTCAGCCTCTCAGAGCAACTTCGAATTACGCGCGATTTTACAGGTGGTGTTGCCATTCAGCGAACGTTGTACGCAACCCCACAACTGATCGACATCCGCCTCTCCTCACATTGGAGCGCTGTCTCCAACCTCAGGTCAGCTCAAACCTGGATAAAAGACACGATGAGCGACGATGAGTTAGAACGCCGGCTTCGTCTGATCATTGAAATAGGCTCGTCGGCCATGAATATGATCCTGGAAGACCCGGAAATCGACGAAACCACCACCATACGTGACGTTGCAAAGATATTCGCTACCTATTTAGGCGGGTAA
- a CDS encoding D-arabinono-1,4-lactone oxidase → MGVSRRRAIQVAAGAGIAAAVPGVQYASWSLTDRTREDFAKSPTTVSEGQRQWSNWSGIEVATPGQIAAPGSIDELADVLKTSEGRVRPVGSGHSFTGLVPSNGTIVDISKFAGIEEHDQASETAIMGAGTRLRHAARLLDEVGLGFHNLPDIDVQTLAGSFATGTHGTGAKLKALHDHAYGMTLVTPTGQVLDITRDKDPELFAAAKVSLGALGVITHYKLQLRENYSLRRRLWVEETQKIVERAEEGFAKHRNYEFFYVPNASLAADLSHDEYDGDVEGLPPEEDSNEMLDALKLFRDHLGWWPWLRQTVLEAAFPRGQVEDVNEIYWKMLATTRTLKFNEMEYHIPVENGFAAFREISQILGKNPSNYFPMEVRKTAHDDAWLSPFNDGDRISLAVHAAHSEDYSFFFTELEPVFRKYGGRPHWGKLHSLGYEELTDLYPRLRDFNEIRRSLDPEGKFLNSHLAKIFGEKFNA, encoded by the coding sequence ATGGGGGTTAGTAGACGACGTGCCATTCAGGTGGCGGCTGGGGCTGGGATTGCCGCGGCCGTTCCCGGCGTTCAGTATGCATCATGGAGTTTAACTGATCGAACACGGGAGGATTTTGCGAAATCTCCCACCACCGTGTCAGAAGGGCAAAGGCAATGGTCTAATTGGTCGGGAATTGAAGTTGCAACACCAGGGCAGATTGCCGCTCCCGGTTCAATTGATGAGTTGGCTGATGTGTTGAAAACGTCAGAGGGAAGAGTGCGCCCGGTTGGGAGTGGCCATTCGTTCACAGGCCTCGTTCCCAGCAATGGCACAATTGTCGATATCAGCAAATTTGCTGGCATTGAAGAACATGATCAGGCGTCTGAAACAGCAATAATGGGAGCGGGAACCCGGCTTCGGCATGCTGCGCGCTTGCTCGATGAGGTCGGCCTCGGTTTTCATAATTTGCCAGACATTGATGTGCAAACCCTTGCGGGATCTTTTGCCACCGGAACCCATGGGACAGGGGCAAAACTGAAAGCACTGCATGATCACGCCTATGGTATGACGCTGGTCACGCCTACAGGTCAGGTGCTGGATATCACCCGAGATAAAGACCCGGAACTGTTTGCTGCGGCGAAGGTATCACTTGGCGCGCTTGGGGTGATTACCCATTACAAACTTCAGTTACGAGAAAATTATTCTCTGCGTCGCCGGCTCTGGGTGGAGGAAACACAGAAGATTGTCGAGCGGGCTGAGGAAGGTTTTGCAAAGCACCGCAACTATGAATTCTTTTATGTCCCTAATGCGTCTCTCGCTGCGGATTTATCCCATGATGAATATGACGGAGACGTTGAGGGCCTGCCGCCTGAGGAAGATAGCAACGAAATGCTCGATGCCCTGAAACTGTTCAGGGACCATCTGGGCTGGTGGCCTTGGTTAAGGCAAACGGTTTTAGAGGCAGCTTTCCCGCGGGGGCAGGTGGAAGATGTAAATGAGATCTATTGGAAGATGTTGGCGACCACACGAACGTTGAAATTCAATGAGATGGAATATCATATTCCCGTAGAAAACGGTTTCGCCGCTTTTCGTGAGATTTCACAGATACTTGGGAAAAACCCATCCAATTATTTCCCCATGGAGGTTCGGAAAACCGCTCACGATGATGCGTGGTTGAGCCCTTTTAATGATGGGGACCGCATTTCACTGGCAGTACATGCAGCTCATAGTGAGGATTACAGCTTTTTCTTCACGGAACTTGAGCCAGTTTTCCGGAAATACGGAGGGAGGCCTCATTGGGGGAAACTTCATTCTTTGGGGTATGAGGAATTAACAGACCTTTATCCGCGCCTGAGGGATTTTAATGAAATTCGGCGCTCGCTTGATCCGGAGGGTAAGTTCCTAAATTCACATCTGGCAAAAATATTCGGGGAAAAATTCAATGCCTAA
- a CDS encoding c-type cytochrome, which yields MKKIILGFGAISLIAVGAYFFFGSGGATVSALSDLQLRYAENATPSDPTQAEIYDRSCRACHTDKESKAPLTGHSEAWQTRMNARGMDGLINSVKNGLETMPAMGLCNDCGDDDFKRLIEFMAKEAS from the coding sequence GTGAAAAAAATAATTCTGGGATTTGGGGCGATTAGTCTGATAGCCGTTGGGGCGTATTTTTTCTTCGGAAGTGGAGGGGCGACCGTTTCCGCGCTTTCAGATCTTCAACTTCGATATGCTGAAAATGCTACTCCATCTGACCCCACCCAAGCTGAAATCTACGATAGATCCTGCCGTGCCTGCCACACCGATAAGGAAAGTAAGGCTCCTTTGACAGGGCATTCTGAAGCTTGGCAGACGCGTATGAACGCACGTGGGATGGACGGTCTGATCAATTCTGTAAAAAATGGCCTTGAAACCATGCCCGCCATGGGGCTTTGCAATGATTGCGGTGATGATGACTTCAAGCGCTTGATTGAATTTATGGCAAAGGAGGCTTCGTAA
- a CDS encoding alanine racemase, with protein MPKLSRRNILIGGAALAGAGAYLGRPDDNSGPRNNYFVELQAALKRAGIATPTLIIDKKRLDANIDVLNSSLANGMEYRIVTKSLPSENLIRHIAERTGTNRLMTFNLPMLIAQSASEPAADQLLGKPLPVAAARQFLEEVRIPEARERVQWLIDTPERLAQYAALASETGASMRISLEIDVGLHRGGFREQNDIVAAVKTIEADPNLSFSGLMGYEAHVSGHPELLGLRERALQDSWEKYKAAKEAVKSVIGEEALNQSVLNAAGSPTFRNYANTEIANEVSVGSALVKPSKFDLSSLDPFSAASFIATPVLKTYDQTELPLTGLGFVDSIQQTMNPNSKKAIYIYGGYWKAVPVDPPGLETNSIWGNSSNQEMFNGGENLNITVDDFVFFRPMQSEAVFLQFGDIAIYDGEDITEFWPVYPASG; from the coding sequence ATGCCTAAACTGTCACGAAGAAACATACTCATTGGCGGAGCGGCGCTGGCGGGCGCTGGTGCTTATCTAGGGCGACCAGATGATAATAGCGGACCACGTAATAACTATTTTGTGGAACTTCAAGCAGCACTAAAACGTGCGGGCATTGCAACCCCCACACTGATCATTGATAAAAAGCGCTTGGACGCCAATATCGACGTATTAAACAGCAGTTTGGCCAATGGTATGGAGTACCGCATTGTTACCAAATCGCTGCCATCGGAAAACCTGATACGTCATATCGCGGAGCGCACAGGAACGAACCGATTAATGACGTTCAATTTGCCCATGCTGATCGCGCAATCAGCGTCGGAACCGGCTGCCGATCAGCTTTTAGGAAAGCCGCTTCCCGTTGCCGCCGCACGACAGTTCTTGGAAGAAGTACGAATTCCAGAAGCAAGAGAGAGAGTCCAGTGGTTGATTGATACGCCTGAGCGACTGGCACAGTATGCTGCACTGGCGTCCGAAACCGGCGCTTCAATGCGTATCTCACTGGAAATAGATGTTGGGCTTCATCGCGGTGGTTTCCGAGAACAGAATGACATCGTTGCAGCTGTAAAAACAATTGAGGCTGATCCCAATTTGAGTTTCAGCGGATTGATGGGATATGAAGCCCACGTCTCAGGCCACCCTGAACTTCTAGGGCTTCGCGAACGTGCCCTGCAAGACAGTTGGGAGAAATACAAAGCTGCAAAAGAAGCGGTTAAATCTGTTATAGGAGAAGAAGCGCTTAACCAGTCCGTCCTTAATGCCGCTGGCAGTCCGACATTTAGGAATTACGCAAACACAGAGATTGCGAATGAAGTGTCTGTTGGATCAGCTTTAGTGAAGCCCTCCAAGTTTGACTTAAGCTCGTTAGATCCGTTTTCCGCAGCATCCTTTATCGCAACACCGGTGCTGAAAACTTATGATCAGACCGAGCTACCACTTACCGGGCTTGGTTTTGTTGATAGTATTCAGCAGACTATGAACCCAAATTCCAAAAAGGCGATCTATATATATGGAGGCTATTGGAAAGCTGTTCCGGTAGATCCTCCCGGGTTGGAGACGAACTCTATCTGGGGAAATTCTTCAAATCAGGAAATGTTCAATGGTGGTGAGAACTTAAACATAACCGTTGATGATTTTGTGTTCTTCCGGCCCATGCAAAGTGAAGCCGTATTCCTTCAATTTGGGGATATTGCTATTTATGACGGAGAAGATATTACTGAATTCTGGCCGGTTTATCCTGCATCAGGGTAA
- a CDS encoding alanine/ornithine racemase family PLP-dependent enzyme — protein sequence MTTPRLVINLSKISENARRLIKLLGSRGISVSAVTKATMGLPSVAHILVEAGVSSLADSRLENIQTILQAGIKAPITLIRSPKIDQAAQVVRDTTMSLNTELEVISALSKAAKISGQNHDVLLMVELGDLREGIMPCDLEEFVSQTLLFPNITLKGIGANLACRCGISPDDTNMSELSNIADKIEATFGPVLPIISGGNSSNLNWALGSKDIGRINNLRIGEAILLGCEPLHRLPIKGLHTDAITLVAEVIESKLKPSKPWGKAAEAAFGVTNPPCDIGPVFQSILAMGHMDTDPEGLTPPSGINIIGASSDHLIIRADQGYLPIGTEICFQINYSSLIRAMASPFVSKQTIAASLNFVDRGNSLQCDQLCWPCVN from the coding sequence TTGACCACGCCACGCCTCGTTATTAATCTCTCCAAAATCAGTGAGAATGCCAGAAGATTAATCAAATTACTCGGATCACGCGGTATTTCCGTCTCAGCGGTCACAAAGGCCACAATGGGGCTCCCCAGCGTCGCACATATATTGGTGGAGGCAGGCGTGAGTAGTCTGGCGGATTCAAGGCTTGAAAACATTCAAACGATACTTCAAGCAGGAATAAAAGCGCCAATCACATTAATCCGCTCACCAAAAATAGACCAAGCCGCCCAAGTAGTCCGGGATACAACCATGAGCTTGAACACTGAGCTGGAGGTTATTTCAGCACTTTCAAAAGCAGCCAAGATATCCGGACAAAACCATGACGTGCTGTTAATGGTGGAACTTGGAGATTTACGGGAAGGAATTATGCCTTGCGACTTGGAGGAGTTTGTAAGCCAAACACTACTTTTTCCAAACATCACGCTTAAAGGTATTGGAGCCAATCTTGCGTGCCGTTGCGGTATTTCCCCAGATGATACAAACATGTCCGAATTATCAAATATAGCGGACAAGATTGAAGCGACTTTTGGACCTGTTTTGCCCATTATCTCTGGTGGAAATTCAAGCAATCTCAATTGGGCACTAGGAAGTAAGGACATTGGCCGTATTAATAATTTGCGTATCGGCGAAGCAATCTTGCTCGGCTGTGAACCACTCCATCGCTTACCGATTAAAGGCCTTCATACTGATGCAATAACTCTTGTCGCGGAAGTAATAGAATCCAAGTTGAAACCCTCAAAACCTTGGGGTAAAGCAGCAGAAGCGGCATTTGGTGTAACAAACCCTCCATGTGATATTGGTCCCGTTTTCCAAAGTATTCTTGCCATGGGGCATATGGATACGGACCCGGAAGGGCTTACGCCCCCCTCAGGAATTAACATCATCGGAGCAAGCAGTGACCATCTGATTATACGAGCAGATCAAGGGTATTTGCCGATAGGAACTGAAATCTGTTTTCAAATTAATTACAGCTCACTGATCCGCGCGATGGCATCCCCTTTCGTATCTAAGCAAACTATTGCAGCCAGCCTGAATTTTGTCGATCGGGGAAATTCATTGCAATGCGATCAGTTATGCTGGCCTTGTGTGAATTGA
- a CDS encoding methyl-accepting chemotaxis protein codes for MRFSNAIIQLQASSTSMANVAARTSDQTQTVAHASEEASTNVQTVSSAADELISAIREISQQVAESSSVSRVAVSEAKNSHESVKGLIASVVQISEVIELINDIAEQTNLLALNATIEAAAATNEITRNIEQASVGTQEVSSNIVHVKEGATEVGRAADDIESSTCELSEQADSLKSVVDQFIIKIREAG; via the coding sequence TTGAGATTTTCAAATGCAATTATTCAGTTGCAAGCATCTTCAACATCTATGGCAAATGTAGCAGCTCGTACAAGTGATCAGACTCAAACAGTCGCTCACGCGTCCGAAGAGGCGTCAACTAATGTCCAAACTGTGTCTAGTGCTGCGGATGAATTGATATCAGCAATTCGTGAGATAAGCCAACAAGTGGCAGAGTCCTCAAGTGTCTCTCGCGTGGCGGTGTCGGAAGCAAAAAATAGTCATGAGTCTGTTAAAGGTCTGATTGCTTCAGTTGTACAAATTAGTGAAGTGATTGAACTAATCAATGATATTGCCGAGCAAACAAACCTACTTGCATTAAATGCAACAATTGAAGCAGCTGCAGCAACGAATGAAATCACACGTAATATTGAGCAGGCATCTGTTGGTACACAAGAAGTGTCTAGCAATATTGTCCATGTAAAAGAAGGGGCAACAGAAGTCGGGAGGGCAGCTGATGATATTGAAAGTTCGACTTGTGAACTATCTGAGCAGGCGGATAGTCTAAAATCAGTTGTTGATCAATTCATCATCAAAATTCGCGAAGCAGGTTAG
- a CDS encoding metal-dependent hydrolase, whose product MDSITQFVLGAGIGVACLGKKHGLRKAALTGGVLGTIPDLDVFWDYGGPLENFVFHRSATHSLIVQTIATPLLAEGLWRFFKKPEGGRLAFYLAVFLAFTTHALLDATTIYGTQLLWPFTDYPFGVGSMFIIDPLYTLPLLFITLWALIRPKWTPAYGKILSSAFILSTAYLGWSFVAQSVMKDRAAEQFAARGIETDQILVIPLPFTTFAWKAIAIQPDTYTNLYLPLVNSSDEPIFYSHKRWPNQLTCAQLDNYPAHNILNAFTKGFYSLSVTGEDELVQADLRMGMTPNYVFQFEIQNKSNTLQELKSLAKRIGSERSQEGDLEWLTGMVKGDITIRPAERTQVLEKDQLLLAQSPHKCENTG is encoded by the coding sequence ATGGATTCAATAACACAGTTTGTCTTAGGCGCCGGGATTGGCGTTGCCTGTCTGGGTAAGAAACACGGTTTGCGAAAAGCGGCGCTCACAGGTGGTGTGTTAGGAACAATACCAGACCTCGATGTATTTTGGGATTACGGCGGACCACTGGAGAATTTTGTTTTCCATCGTTCCGCAACCCATTCTCTTATCGTGCAAACAATCGCGACTCCCCTACTCGCGGAAGGCCTTTGGCGCTTTTTCAAAAAACCGGAGGGCGGCAGGCTTGCCTTTTATCTGGCTGTTTTCCTCGCTTTTACGACCCATGCCTTGCTGGATGCGACAACCATATACGGCACCCAACTTCTTTGGCCATTTACGGATTATCCCTTTGGTGTAGGGTCCATGTTCATCATCGACCCACTCTACACCTTGCCCTTGCTGTTTATAACTCTTTGGGCGCTGATACGTCCTAAATGGACACCAGCTTACGGGAAAATCCTTAGCAGTGCCTTCATCCTTTCCACTGCGTATCTTGGGTGGTCTTTCGTTGCGCAAAGCGTTATGAAAGATAGAGCAGCCGAGCAGTTCGCTGCGCGCGGTATCGAGACAGATCAGATACTTGTCATCCCTTTACCCTTTACCACTTTCGCGTGGAAAGCGATCGCAATTCAGCCGGACACCTATACAAACCTGTACTTACCACTCGTCAATTCCAGCGATGAGCCGATCTTCTATTCCCATAAAAGATGGCCGAACCAACTGACCTGTGCGCAGCTTGATAATTATCCTGCCCACAATATTCTGAACGCCTTCACAAAAGGTTTCTATAGCTTGAGCGTAACAGGTGAAGACGAACTGGTTCAGGCAGACCTTCGCATGGGCATGACCCCAAATTATGTCTTCCAGTTTGAAATCCAGAATAAATCGAACACCCTACAAGAGCTGAAATCTCTCGCGAAACGCATCGGTTCTGAACGCTCGCAGGAGGGCGATTTGGAATGGCTTACCGGTATGGTAAAAGGTGACATTACAATTCGCCCTGCAGAACGCACTCAAGTACTAGAAAAGGATCAGCTTCTTTTGGCTCAATCACCGCATAAGTGTGAGAACACAGGATAA